Proteins found in one Pieris napi chromosome 11, ilPieNapi1.2, whole genome shotgun sequence genomic segment:
- the LOC125053975 gene encoding leucine-rich repeat-containing protein 71-like, with product MNKKNEIKQLTDPKRVSIKSSASAPKPLDFDAFIPWICEEFSVPYEIYVTRNLRDDYISTSVANCRHSKSHTHHTDSNKVDGKDFKSTSQKSRLNFNKFIPINASYDTKGRLVEITIIGSPFEIPRKLIIAISLCVPFHPSLSKITIRKRGLRLPALYEVGKLLVHSNITEVFIEDCYVPEGSYDLLLKRACNLKHLSLRRLCINDVICVRIAKRLDVGEPASKTLLTLDLAFNTITDVGAKAFGETLRSNRCLVHLNLCSNKITDMGADSILNSLIIFPLTIEEVRCAKMRRFEYFIKKIAAFRKNEQLLISRREEEKISGSESKERRKIKKQSINKSGQTITQLAEKLTQEEIGDFVDVFDSSNINYINKGLHCNGNLRLSSLNLAYNNLSYVTVRKVYDTLLMQRNTLAKLGGLVRVVLDGNNVPNDCQEIEGINNLLSKIISDYSDSKRVYLQGQSVSNTTELKSGKNAKSKKRNPLQVQSLTLIN from the exons atgaataaaaaaaatgaaattaaacaattaactgACCCTAAAAGAGTGTCAATAAAATCTTCGGCTTCTGCACCAAAACCTCTAGACTTTGATGCTTTTATTCCCTGGATTTGTGAAGAATTTTCAGTACCTTACGAAATATATGTTACTCGGAACCTACGAG atgaCTATATTTCAACCAGCGTCGCCAACTGCCGTCATTCAAAATCTCATACACACCACACTGATAGTAATAAAGTAGATGGAAAAGATTTTAAGTCGACGAGTCAAAAGAGTaggttaaattttaacaaatttattcCTATAAATGCTTCGTATGATACCAAAGGACGTCTAGTGGAAATAACTATAATTGGATCACCTTTTGAAATACCAAGGAAATTAATCATAGCCATTTCTCTATGTGTTCCATTTCATCCTTCGCTATCGAAAATTACAATACGAAAACGAGGTTTGCGATTACCCGCACTCTATGAAGTAGGCAAATTGTTAGTACACTCAAACATTACTGAAGTCTTCATAGAAGATTGCTATGTGCCAGAGGGGTCTTACGatcttttattaaaacgtGCATGTAATTTGAAGCATCTATCTCTACGTCGCTTATGTATCAATGATGTCATTTGTGTCAGAATTGCCAAAAGACTCGATGTCGGAGAGCCAGCGTCGAAAACTTTGCTTACGCTAGATTTAGCATTTAACACTATAACGGATGTAGGCGCTAAAGCATTTGGGGAGACATTACGAAGCAATCGCTGCTTAGTACATTTAAATCTctgtagtaataaaattacggATATGGGGGCAGATTCTATCCTAAATAGTCTTATAATATTTCCTCTAACTATAGAAGAGGTTCGTTGTGCCAAAATGCGAAGATTTgagtattttataaagaaaatagcaGCTTTTAGGAAAAATGAGCAGTTGTTGATTTCTCGACGCGAAGAAGAAAAGATAAGTGGATCAGAAAGTAAAGAACGAAGGAAGATTAAAAAACAATCTATTAATAAATCAGGTCAAACAATAACTCAATTAGCTGAAAAGTTAACTCAGGAAGAAATAGGAGATTTTGTAGACGTCTTTGACAGcagtaatataaattatattaataaaggaTTACATTGTAATGGTAATTTACGCCTGTCTTCTCTTAATCTGGCGTATAATAATTTGTCGTATGTAACAGTTCGTAAAGTATACGATACTTTATTGATGCAAAGAAATACTTTGGCTAAACTAGGAGGCCTTGTAAGAGTAGTGTTAGATGGAAATAATGTACCAAATGATTGCCAAGAAATAGAGGGTATTAATAACCTTCTCAGTAAAATAATATCGGATTATAGTGACAGTAAACGGGTGTATTTACAAGGCCAGTCAGTTAGTAATACGACTGAGTTAAAATCTGGTAAAAACGCCAAAAGTAAGAAACGAAATCCTCTGCAAGTACAGTCTTTaacgttaattaattaa